A DNA window from Melanotaenia boesemani isolate fMelBoe1 chromosome 6, fMelBoe1.pri, whole genome shotgun sequence contains the following coding sequences:
- the LOC121642347 gene encoding protein shisa-7 → MMLTTNLRVLAVSLLSLLTAPLTTAVETSLAPTPQHSDHSGRSFTEPPKTDSSPSLLLLAIQASVRPAALQSRPKPLEKLLETSERVLETPQRPLPQVMFPKNVTSSEALAPPLGAANVEPIAPRMMDVWMDVCRGYYDVMGQFDSAFNCSKDTFIYCCGTCHYRFCCPERRRQLDQDNCKNYDSPDWAKPQTEAMIIPEDLGPDPSFDPLRQQSHNTGFVIGGVVVFMVAVAVGIKVGFNKVQQEANQRDLNMPRALVDMLRHQSSPVQQDERNNSVALTVGDGQGTLGRAPKNLYAPGLPSKDNRLGNLQHNFIHSSGSSPKHTATIERTPRMNNAQLAAGGTLLSSKHNNTKSQPSFHHSLHNLAQLPPSYESATKPELNRYSSLKRLEKGLDEYSSGYCTTKRRPHTAQPALQSSQHHLHWGGDYTLSGRGTLPRHAMRPWIPPPPSGMPASPTPNPYPLDPPEPQYNPNYDTLSKPRKVKSTDQLLNTSDMPTNTGTLSRLSKNQQHQYYKAMAASNKNSNTQTLTRKTQDRQERQERQERQERLLMSPDHLEERMGVGGIGVVDPYAHKTGIVPTLPRQQKAQSQQNVCATPSLDRHHMIKMNSHPTSGREQERNPAVTGHMSGGMGWAGEMPGAGVVMGTGTLGGHSARRMAFAAKRQNTIEQLHFIPGGGGGGSAGSAGGSQGIRTGSKNEVTV, encoded by the exons ATGATGCTCACTACCAATCTCAGAGTTCTCGCTGTCTCCCTCCTCTCCCTTCTCACTGCCCCACTTACTACTGCTGTGGAGACCTCCCTGGCCCCCACTCCTCAGCACAGTGACCACTCAGGGAGATCATTTACAGAGCCCCCCAAGACTGACTCCAGCCCCTCTCTCCTGCTCCTTGCTATTCAGGCCAGTGTCAGGCCTGCTGCTCTCCAAAGCAGGCCCAAACCCCTTGAGAAACTTCTAGAAACCTCAGAGAGAGTTCTGGAGACACCCCAGAGACCTCTGCCGCAGGTAATGTTCCCCAAGAATGTAACTTCATCAGAGGCCCTCGCACCACCTTTAGGTGCAGCCAATGTAGAGCCTATTGCACCGCgtatgatggatgtatggatggacgTATGTCGGGGTTACTATGATGTAATGGGACAGTTTGACAGTGCTTTCAACTGCTCCAAGGACACCTTCATCTACTGCTGTGGAACCTGCCACTACCGCTTCTGCTGTCCAGAGCGTAGACGACAGCTGGATCAGGACAACTGTAAAAACTATGACTCTCCAGACTGGGCCAAGCCACAGACAGAAGCCATGATCATACCAGAGGATTTAGGCCCTGACCCAAGCTTTGATCCACTAAGGCAGCAGAGCCACAATACGGGCTTCGTTATCGGCGGTGTGGTCGTGTTCATGGTGGCTGTCGCTGTGGGCATTAAGGTGGGATTCAACAAGGTGCAACAAGAAGCAAACCAAAGGGATCTGAATATGCCCAG AGCCCTGGTTGACATGCTGCGGCATCAGTCGAGCCCAGTCCAGCAGGATGAGAGAAACAACAGTGTGGCTCTGACTGTAGGAGATGGGCAGGGGACACTAGGGAGAGCTCCCAAAAATCTCTATGCCCCAGGACTGCCTAGCAAGGACAACAGAT TGGGCAATCTGCAGCACAATTTCATCCACTCATCAGGCTCCAGCCCCAAACACACCGCAACCATCG AGCGCACCCCTAGGATGAACAATGCTCAGCTGGCAGCTGGAGGCACCCTGCTTTCCAGCAAGCATAACAACACCAAATCCCAGCCTTCCTTCCACCACTCCTTGCACAATCTGGCCCAGCTGCCACCCTCCTATGAGAGCGCCACCAAGCCTGAGCTCAACAGATACTCCTCACTCAAACGCCTCG AAAAAGGTCTTGATGAGTACTCATCTGGTTACTGCACCACCAAGCGCCGGCCTCACACAGCCCAGCCGGCCCTCCAGTCCTCTCAGCACCATCTCCACTGGGGTGGAGATTACACCCTCAGTGGGAGAGGAACCCTTCCCAGGCATGCAATGCGTCCCTGGATCCCACCACCACCTTCTGGCATGCCTGCCTCTCCCACTCCCAATCCTTACCCTCTGGATCCTCCGGAGCCCCAGTACAATCCCAACTATGACACACTTTCCAAGCCAAGAAAAGTGAAGTCTACTGACCAGCTGCTCAACACGAGTGACATGCCAACCAACACTGGGACCCTGTCCCGACTGTCCAAGAACCAGCAACATCAGTACTACAAAGCCATGGCTGCCTCCAACAAGAATTCCAACACGCAAACCCTCACTAGGAAGACGCAGGACAGGCAGGAGAGACAAGAGAGACAAGAGAGACAGGAGAGGCTGCTGATGTCCCCAGACCATTTGGAGGAGAGGATGGGGGTTGGCGGGATTGGTGTCGTAGATCCATATGCCCACAAAACCGGGATTGTCCCCACACTGCCTCGCCAGCAGAAGGCCCAGTCCCAGCAGAACGTCTGTGCCACACCCTCCCTCGACCGGCACCATATGATCAAGATGAACTCTCATCCTACATCCGGCCGAGAGCAGGAGAGAAACCCGGCTGTGACAGGGCACATGAGTGGGGGCATGGGATGGGCTGGGGAGATGCCTGGGGCGGGGGTAGTCATGGGAACAGGAACACTAGGGGGGCACAGCGCCAGGAGGATGGCTTTTGCAGCAAAAAGGCAGAACACCATTGAGCAGCTACATTTCATACCAGGAGGGGGCGGTGGGGGGTCAGCAGGAAGTGCAGGAGGCAGTCAGGGGATCAGGACAGGGAGTAAAAATGAGGTGACGGTGTGA
- the ube2s gene encoding ubiquitin-conjugating enzyme E2 S: MNSNVENLPPHVLRLVYKEVSALAADPPEGIKIYPSEEDITELHTSIEGPEGTPFAGGIFRMRLVLGKDFPAVPPKGYFLTKIFHPNVSHKGEICVNVLKRDWKAELGLRHVLLTIKCLLIHPNPESALNEEAGRLLLEDYAEYESRARLLTEIHAMGGPGGASGAPQDPNDGPQPKKHAGDPTKRAGPSAAVVPAALGNGANGASTTSSNNNSSINNVAGKKKADKKRALRRL; the protein is encoded by the exons ATG AACTCCAATGTGGAGAATTTGCCCCCTCATGTTCTTCGCTTGGTCTACAAAGAGGTTTCAGCTTTGGCAGCTGACCCACCGGAGGGTATCAAGATCTATCCCAGTGAAGAAGACATAACCGAACTCCACACATCCATTGAAGGGCCAG AGGGAACTCCATTTGCTGGTGGCATTTTCCGAATGCGTCTGGTCCTCGGGAAGGACTTCCCTGCTGTTCCACCCAAGGGGTATTTCCTGACCAAGATTTTTCACCCCAACGTGAGTCACAAGGGAGAGATCTGTGTCAACGTGTTGAAGAGGGACTGGAAGGCAGAGCTCGGCCTCAGACATGTCTTACTT ACCATCAAGTGTCTTCTCATCCATCCGAATCCAGAATCTGCTCTGAATGAAGAGGCTGGGCGCCTACTGTTAGAGGACTATGCAGAATACGAGTCACGAGCTCGTCTTCTTACAGAAATTCATGCCATGGGTGGGCCTGGTGGGGCCTCTGGGGCGCCTCAGGACCCTAATGATGGCCCACAGCCAAAGAAGCATGCAGGTGACCCAACAAAGAGAGCTGGACCCAGTGCAGCAGTGGTACCAGCAGCGCTGGGTAATGGAGCTAATGGAGCCAGTACCACTAGCAGCAATAATAACAGTAGTATCAATAATGTAGCAGGGAAAAAGAAAGCAGATAAGAAGCGTGCATTGAGGCGACTTTAA